The proteins below come from a single Saccharopolyspora sp. SCSIO 74807 genomic window:
- a CDS encoding helix-turn-helix transcriptional regulator: MRSDPASTRRRIGAALRQFRNEAGKTAEQAAEELGCSRGKVSQMEAGMYRLQHRDVRDLLRFYRVPETEVENLVAQAKSSAEPSWWEPYADIVEDWFAFFLGSEGEAAREFNYEQLVIPGLLQTRDYAEALTEASRSVAAQDRRAVAELRLERQRRLHDSAPLRLDAVIEESALRRPVGGVEILRGQLAHLVKVATLPHVRIQVLPTSAGAHSGMDGKFIVLEFASFSPGVFLEGHPVLGARYDVGDPLLAETYLAVAKSLRNEALSEEDSREFIEAVLTELP; this comes from the coding sequence GTGAGAAGCGATCCCGCGTCAACGCGTCGACGCATCGGAGCGGCCCTGCGGCAGTTCCGAAACGAGGCTGGGAAGACAGCCGAGCAGGCAGCCGAGGAGCTCGGGTGCTCACGCGGCAAGGTAAGCCAAATGGAAGCGGGCATGTACCGCCTCCAACACCGCGACGTGCGGGATCTGTTGCGCTTCTACCGGGTTCCCGAGACCGAGGTCGAAAACCTGGTAGCGCAGGCGAAGAGCTCGGCGGAACCGAGTTGGTGGGAACCGTACGCCGACATCGTCGAGGACTGGTTCGCCTTCTTCCTCGGTTCCGAAGGGGAAGCTGCCCGGGAGTTCAACTACGAACAACTCGTCATACCGGGACTTTTGCAGACCAGGGACTACGCCGAAGCTCTTACCGAGGCCAGTCGCAGCGTCGCTGCCCAGGACCGCCGAGCCGTCGCCGAGCTCCGCCTGGAGCGGCAGCGGCGGCTGCACGACTCGGCTCCGCTGCGACTTGACGCCGTTATCGAGGAGTCCGCGTTGCGCCGTCCGGTCGGCGGCGTAGAGATCCTGCGTGGCCAGCTCGCGCACCTCGTGAAGGTGGCCACCTTGCCGCATGTGCGCATCCAAGTGCTGCCGACTTCGGCAGGTGCCCACAGCGGCATGGATGGGAAGTTCATCGTTCTCGAATTCGCAAGCTTCAGCCCAGGCGTTTTCCTGGAGGGGCATCCGGTGCTGGGTGCGCGCTACGACGTCGGAGACCCACTGCTGGCGGAGACCTACCTCGCAGTTGCGAAAAGTCTTCGCAACGAGGCCCTGTCTGAGGAAGACTCACGGGAGTTCATCGAAGCAGTACTCACCGAACTCCCGTGA
- a CDS encoding lytic polysaccharide monooxygenase auxiliary activity family 9 protein: MTTKRAARSIGLSLLGLSTLLAPAITTGLAQAHGFTENPPSRQAVCANGAAGDCGPIQWEPQSVEGPGNFPQQGPADGHLCSADNPTFGQLDDPRGGDWPATNLEPGQNVQFHWKNTASHPTESYRYFITKDDWDPNKPLTRDQLEPAPFATVDYGGKTPGDTEVHDVRLPAGKHGKHMIFAAWEIADTDNAFYSCSDVNLG, from the coding sequence ATGACCACGAAGCGCGCAGCGCGCTCGATCGGACTTTCGCTGCTCGGCCTGAGCACCTTGCTGGCGCCCGCGATCACGACCGGCCTCGCTCAGGCGCACGGTTTCACCGAGAATCCGCCCAGCCGCCAAGCCGTGTGCGCCAACGGTGCAGCGGGTGACTGCGGGCCGATCCAGTGGGAGCCGCAGAGCGTGGAAGGCCCCGGGAACTTCCCGCAGCAAGGCCCGGCGGACGGGCATTTGTGCAGCGCGGACAACCCGACGTTCGGGCAGCTCGACGACCCGCGCGGCGGCGACTGGCCCGCCACGAACCTCGAGCCCGGGCAGAACGTCCAGTTCCACTGGAAGAACACCGCATCGCACCCCACCGAGTCGTACCGCTACTTCATCACCAAGGACGACTGGGATCCGAACAAGCCGTTGACCAGGGATCAGCTTGAGCCTGCCCCGTTCGCCACGGTGGACTACGGCGGCAAGACACCCGGCGACACCGAGGTCCACGACGTCCGGCTGCCCGCTGGCAAACACGGCAAGCACATGATCTTCGCAGCGTGGGAGATCGCCGACACCGACAACGCCTTCTACAGCTGCTCCGATGTGAACCTCGGCTGA